A stretch of Acropora muricata isolate sample 2 chromosome 7, ASM3666990v1, whole genome shotgun sequence DNA encodes these proteins:
- the LOC136923053 gene encoding uncharacterized protein — protein sequence MTHGPSKPFSFGIIAENFEVFENDTFDCKVSWVVELSSAVCTGLLKPCMATNVSVCFWRCDVFSVIHMVTYREVSVKKSRSKICGMAKVSKAVWKEFQEVNSFPSYSNSLRWGH from the exons ATGACCCACGGACCCAGTAAGccgtttagtttcgggatcattgcggagaattttgaagttttcgAGAATGACacttttgattgcaaggtttcgtgggtggtag AGCTCAGCTCTGCTGTCTGCACTGGTCTGCTCAAACCATGCATGGCAACGAAcgtttcagtttgtttttggAGATGTGATGTCTTTTCAG TGATACATATGGTTACATACAGGGAAGTCTCAG TCAAAAAGAGCCGTAGTAAAATTTGCGGGATGGCCAAGGTAAGCAAAGCTGTCTGGAAGGAGTTCCAGGAAGTTAATAGCTTTCCAAGCTATTCAAACAGTTTGAGATGGGGACACTGA